A section of the Caballeronia sp. M1242 genome encodes:
- a CDS encoding EAL domain-containing protein, producing MISPSLPELVARAAEHPFLGAHIVLDGDGQARQAIARYGELTVASAYEPIFDVGTHSFPQTLSASAESAQRFGDELGLQALTLIEGDIPRDPFAHLEDDNELVTLDRLSRALHAFNFFGPQRPGLLFLRVHERLLKSVKYDHGLVFSSVLRKFGMNPARVVIELPAAAVAHKTFLGYLTKSYQRYGFKVAGNLPNAGQIMAVSEMARLDFIKMDAGAALRDSVVKHLVAYAHRLKIPLIFSNVSDEAQFDALQQFDVHFVQGPVFDAHPTQMREP from the coding sequence ATGATCTCCCCGTCCCTGCCGGAACTCGTCGCCCGCGCCGCCGAACATCCGTTTCTCGGCGCGCATATCGTGCTGGACGGCGACGGACAGGCGCGGCAGGCCATCGCGCGCTACGGCGAACTGACGGTGGCGAGCGCGTACGAACCGATCTTCGATGTCGGCACACACAGCTTTCCGCAAACGCTGTCCGCGTCGGCCGAAAGCGCGCAACGCTTCGGCGACGAACTCGGTTTGCAGGCGCTGACGTTGATCGAAGGCGACATACCGCGCGATCCGTTCGCGCACCTCGAAGACGACAACGAGCTCGTCACGCTGGACCGGCTGTCCCGCGCGCTGCATGCGTTCAATTTCTTCGGTCCGCAGCGGCCGGGCTTGCTGTTCCTGCGCGTGCACGAGCGGCTGCTCAAAAGCGTGAAGTACGACCACGGGCTGGTCTTCTCGTCCGTGCTGCGCAAGTTCGGCATGAATCCGGCGCGCGTCGTGATCGAGCTGCCCGCGGCGGCGGTCGCGCACAAGACGTTTCTCGGCTATCTGACCAAGAGCTATCAGCGCTACGGATTCAAGGTGGCGGGCAATCTGCCCAATGCCGGGCAGATCATGGCGGTATCGGAGATGGCGCGGCTCGATTTCATCAAGATGGATGCGGGGGCCGCGTTGCGCGATTCGGTCGTGAAGCATCTCGTCGCGTATGCGCACCGGCTGAAGATTCCGCTCATCTTCTCGAACGTGTCCGACGAAGCGCAGTTCGACGCGCTTCAACAGTTCGATGTCCACTTCGTGCAGGGACCGGTGTTCGACGCGCATCCGACGCAGATGCGCGAGCCGTGA
- a CDS encoding FGGY-family carbohydrate kinase, which yields MDYVIGIDIGTQSTKALVVDTEGAIVAQHSSAYHPDTPKPLWAEQWPSVWFDAVTECIAGCVEKTKAQGIDAGQIKALCVSSLYGGSGIPVGEHMEALHPCLIWMDRRATADVKWVREQVDVPRLEAITGNGVDSYYGFTKMLWLREHKPDVWQKTRYLLPPNAFVIQRLTGELAVDHSSAGNLGGVYDVNARAWSHEALEMLGIPVSMMPERLVESSEVVGGLLPQWAEKLGLAANTPVVAGGVDAAVATFAAGVTQAGHHVAMIGTSMCWGYVNQSVDARHGLVSMPHVYNGKRDLYVFGGASTAGACVAWYRDQFCQAEIEAAKATPHGDPHRLLEEAAANVAAGADGVVFLPYLMGERSPVWDAHASGTFVGLNLFHTRATLYRAVLEGVAFALRHNMEAGRRGAQSLDDRLIVVGGAAHSDLWMQIIADVTGFPVLSIEQEVEAAMGAALLAALGAGLISRETAEGGWVTLVERATPDAARQRVYDARFGVYLDLYPALKDAMHRLRDA from the coding sequence ATGGACTATGTGATCGGCATCGACATCGGCACGCAGAGCACGAAGGCGCTCGTCGTGGATACGGAAGGCGCGATCGTCGCGCAGCATTCGAGCGCCTATCATCCGGATACGCCCAAGCCGCTCTGGGCCGAGCAATGGCCGTCCGTCTGGTTCGATGCGGTGACCGAGTGCATCGCCGGATGCGTCGAGAAGACGAAGGCGCAGGGCATCGACGCGGGGCAGATCAAGGCGCTGTGCGTGAGCAGTCTGTACGGCGGCTCGGGCATTCCGGTGGGTGAGCACATGGAGGCGCTTCATCCGTGCCTCATCTGGATGGATCGCCGCGCCACCGCCGACGTGAAGTGGGTGCGCGAGCAAGTGGACGTGCCGCGCCTCGAAGCGATCACCGGCAACGGCGTGGACAGCTATTACGGCTTCACGAAGATGCTGTGGCTGCGCGAGCACAAGCCCGATGTCTGGCAGAAGACGCGCTATCTGCTGCCGCCCAACGCCTTCGTGATCCAGCGGCTCACGGGCGAGCTCGCCGTCGATCACAGTTCGGCGGGCAATCTCGGCGGCGTGTACGACGTCAACGCGCGCGCGTGGTCGCATGAAGCACTGGAGATGCTCGGCATTCCTGTTTCGATGATGCCCGAGCGTCTCGTCGAATCGTCGGAGGTGGTCGGCGGCCTGTTGCCGCAATGGGCCGAGAAGCTCGGGCTCGCCGCGAACACGCCGGTCGTCGCGGGCGGCGTCGATGCGGCCGTCGCGACATTCGCCGCGGGCGTCACGCAGGCGGGCCATCACGTCGCGATGATCGGCACGAGCATGTGCTGGGGCTACGTCAACCAGAGCGTCGATGCGCGGCACGGCCTCGTTTCGATGCCGCACGTCTACAACGGCAAGCGCGATCTCTACGTGTTCGGCGGCGCGAGCACGGCGGGCGCGTGTGTGGCGTGGTATCGCGACCAGTTCTGTCAGGCGGAGATCGAAGCCGCGAAAGCGACGCCGCACGGCGACCCGCATCGGCTGCTGGAGGAAGCAGCAGCGAACGTGGCGGCGGGCGCGGACGGCGTCGTGTTCCTTCCGTATCTGATGGGCGAGCGCAGTCCCGTGTGGGACGCGCATGCGAGCGGCACGTTCGTCGGCCTGAATCTCTTTCATACGCGCGCCACGCTGTATCGCGCGGTGCTGGAAGGCGTCGCGTTCGCGCTCAGGCACAACATGGAGGCGGGGCGGCGCGGCGCGCAGTCGCTGGATGACCGGCTGATCGTCGTCGGCGGCGCGGCGCATTCGGATCTATGGATGCAGATCATCGCGGACGTGACGGGCTTTCCGGTCTTGTCGATCGAACAGGAAGTGGAAGCCGCGATGGGCGCGGCGCTGCTCGCGGCGCTCGGCGCGGGGCTGATTTCGCGCGAAACGGCGGAGGGCGGCTGGGTCACGCTCGTCGAGCGCGCGACGCCCGATGCCGCGCGACAACGCGTGTACGACGCGCGGTTCGGCGTGTACCTCGACCTTTATCCGGCGCTCAAGGACGCAATGCATCGGCTGCGCGACGCCTGA
- the dalD gene encoding D-arabinitol 4-dehydrogenase has product MSSVSSEGTASANVILHIGAGSFHRAHQAWYLHKLIESGDAQWSLAVGNIRGDMNAVLDALAAQHGEYTLETVTPQGKREYEVVRSIKKVVPWSADLGELIATGAAPACKIVSFTVTEGGYYLDEHDKLDTANPDLAADLNGAKTTIYGALAAILEARMQNNAGKVSLQNCDNLRSNGDRFKAGMLEFLQRRGQTALRDWMIANTSCPNAMVDRITPRPTPDVAERVKAATGFDDRAPVMGEKFIQWVIEDNFCAGRPAWEKVGAEMVSSVHPYEEAKIRILNASHSCIAWAGTLVGLQYIHEGTQDMEIRALAEAYVTEDVIPSLTPSPIDLAKYRDVVLDRFSNPYIKDTNQRVAADGFSKLPGFIAPTLSECFARGIDPNATAMLPALFFRFLERWHEGKLPYTYQDGVMDPAVAHGFFTAADPIKAFTGDKLLWGSMAQSESLERVMRAAIARVDAWLANRP; this is encoded by the coding sequence ATGAGCAGCGTATCCAGCGAAGGCACGGCGAGCGCGAACGTGATCCTGCATATCGGCGCGGGGTCGTTTCATCGCGCGCATCAGGCGTGGTATCTGCACAAGCTGATCGAATCGGGCGATGCGCAGTGGTCGCTCGCCGTCGGCAACATTCGCGGCGACATGAACGCCGTGCTCGACGCGCTCGCCGCGCAACACGGCGAATACACGCTGGAGACGGTCACGCCGCAGGGCAAGCGCGAGTACGAAGTCGTGCGCTCCATCAAAAAGGTCGTGCCGTGGTCGGCTGATCTCGGCGAACTGATCGCGACCGGCGCGGCGCCCGCGTGCAAGATCGTCTCGTTCACCGTAACCGAAGGCGGCTATTACCTCGACGAGCACGACAAGCTCGACACCGCCAACCCCGATCTCGCCGCCGACCTCAACGGCGCGAAAACGACCATCTACGGCGCGCTCGCGGCGATTCTCGAAGCCCGCATGCAGAACAATGCGGGCAAGGTCTCGCTGCAAAACTGCGACAACCTGCGCAGCAACGGCGACCGCTTCAAGGCCGGCATGCTCGAATTCCTGCAACGGCGCGGACAGACGGCGCTGCGCGACTGGATGATCGCGAACACGTCGTGTCCGAACGCGATGGTCGACCGCATCACGCCGCGCCCGACGCCCGATGTCGCCGAGCGCGTGAAAGCGGCCACCGGCTTCGACGACCGCGCGCCGGTGATGGGCGAGAAGTTCATCCAGTGGGTCATCGAAGACAACTTCTGCGCGGGACGTCCGGCGTGGGAGAAGGTCGGCGCGGAGATGGTCTCGTCGGTGCATCCGTATGAAGAGGCGAAGATCCGCATTCTGAACGCGAGCCATAGCTGCATCGCGTGGGCGGGCACGCTCGTCGGCCTGCAATACATTCACGAAGGCACGCAGGACATGGAGATTCGCGCGCTCGCCGAAGCCTATGTCACCGAAGACGTGATTCCGAGCCTCACGCCGAGCCCGATCGACCTCGCGAAGTATCGCGACGTGGTGCTCGACCGCTTCAGCAATCCGTATATCAAGGACACGAACCAGCGCGTCGCGGCCGACGGCTTCTCGAAGCTGCCGGGCTTCATCGCGCCGACGCTCTCGGAATGCTTCGCGCGCGGCATCGATCCGAACGCGACGGCCATGCTGCCCGCGCTCTTTTTCCGCTTCCTCGAACGCTGGCACGAAGGCAAGCTGCCGTACACGTATCAGGACGGCGTGATGGACCCGGCCGTCGCGCACGGCTTCTTCACGGCAGCCGATCCGATCAAGGCGTTCACCGGCGACAAGCTGCTCTGGGGCAGCATGGCGCAGAGCGAAAGCCTCGAACGCGTGATGCGCGCGGCCATCGCGCGCGTCGATGCATGGCTCGCGAACCGTCCATAA